One segment of Haloplanus natans DSM 17983 DNA contains the following:
- the hisD gene encoding histidinol dehydrogenase, with amino-acid sequence METQSLSALTPSERAVVLDRDAGIDEIRDDVRAIVEEVRTDGDDALREFSRKFDGVDVDEFDITNATERAASNVDPEIREAIEAAAERIRAFHERQVRTDWTDSFDGSILGRQFRPIRRVGAYVPGGSAAYPSTALMTVVPAKVAGVEEVVVVTPPADELNPVTLAAIGLAGADEVYGVGGAQAIGALAHGTGTIPAVEKIVGPGNRWVAAAKAEVRGDVAIDMIAGPTEVLVVADGTATPRYVAAELVGQAEHDPHSSAVAVTPDETLAQDVVAEVERQAPERDRTDVIEEALANESSGVFVADSMADATAFAEEYAVEHLVVMTADDDETLDHIDSAGSVFVGEYSPVAAGDYASGTNHVLPTSQSARTTGGLSVDSFVRSRTVQRLDGDVLDSISDTIVTLAELEGLEAHAESVRTRFE; translated from the coding sequence ATGGAGACACAATCGCTCTCCGCCCTCACCCCGTCCGAACGGGCGGTCGTTTTGGACCGAGACGCCGGAATCGATGAAATCCGCGACGACGTGCGGGCCATCGTCGAGGAGGTTCGGACCGACGGCGACGACGCGCTTCGTGAGTTCAGTCGCAAGTTCGACGGCGTCGATGTCGACGAATTCGACATCACGAATGCGACCGAACGGGCGGCGTCGAACGTCGATCCGGAGATACGCGAGGCCATCGAGGCGGCCGCAGAGCGAATCCGGGCGTTCCACGAGCGTCAGGTTCGGACCGACTGGACCGACTCGTTCGACGGATCGATTCTCGGCCGCCAGTTTCGACCGATTCGGCGCGTCGGGGCGTACGTTCCCGGCGGCAGTGCGGCGTACCCCTCGACGGCACTCATGACCGTCGTCCCCGCGAAAGTGGCGGGCGTCGAGGAAGTCGTCGTGGTGACGCCGCCGGCGGACGAACTGAACCCGGTGACGCTCGCGGCTATCGGACTCGCCGGTGCCGACGAAGTGTACGGCGTCGGCGGGGCTCAGGCCATCGGGGCGCTCGCTCACGGGACGGGGACGATACCGGCCGTCGAAAAGATCGTCGGACCGGGGAATCGATGGGTCGCCGCGGCGAAAGCCGAGGTCAGAGGTGACGTGGCGATCGACATGATAGCCGGGCCGACGGAGGTGTTAGTCGTCGCCGACGGGACGGCGACCCCCCGTTACGTCGCCGCGGAACTCGTCGGGCAGGCCGAACACGACCCCCACTCGTCGGCCGTCGCGGTGACGCCGGACGAAACGCTCGCTCAGGATGTCGTCGCGGAAGTCGAGCGCCAAGCCCCGGAACGTGACCGGACGGACGTCATCGAGGAGGCGTTAGCAAACGAGAGTAGCGGCGTCTTCGTCGCCGATTCGATGGCCGACGCCACGGCGTTCGCCGAGGAGTACGCCGTCGAACACCTTGTGGTGATGACCGCAGACGACGACGAGACGCTCGACCACATCGACAGCGCCGGGAGCGTCTTCGTCGGCGAGTACAGTCCCGTCGCCGCCGGCGACTACGCCAGTGGCACGAACCACGTCCTGCCGACATCGCAGTCCGCCAGGACGACGGGCGGCCTCTCGGTGGACAGTTTCGTCCGTTCACGAACGGTCCAGCGACTCGACGGCGACGTACTCGATTCGATTTCCGACACCATCGTCACGCTGGCCGAACTGGAGGGCCTCGAGGCTCACGCCGAAAGCGTCCGCACCCGCTTCGAGTGA
- the gatB gene encoding Asp-tRNA(Asn)/Glu-tRNA(Gln) amidotransferase subunit GatB — translation MTAQALQQRDLAVVIGLEVHVQLETDTKIFCGCSTEPAEDEEPNTRTCPVCLGLPGALPVLNEAAVEAAVKIGKALDAEVAEDTRFHRKNYYYPDLPKNFQITQYDAPICADGSLEVGVEGERRDIGIGRAHLEEDPGSLQHEGGNIETASHTLVDYNRAGTPLMEIVTDPDFRGPGEVRAFLAKLEEVLEYLGVFDASRDGSLRIDANISLVPADEMDDDGVVDDSTLAAANRTEVKNISSHKGAEKALAYEVTRQKNAVKRGREVEQETRHWDESRGITVSMRSKEEEKDYRYFREADLPPLQVADWKERIPIPELPDARRERFREAYGLDTEAASKLTSTKEVADFFEDVADRFDPDLAATWVADDLLGELNYRDMRITDVTDRLDEFARLIELVAADEITEKNAREVVLRAMLDEGLRPDEVVEREGLGKAGDDAVESAVEAAIDENPDAVEDYHAGEGGALNFLVGQVMSKTGGSADPAAVNGLLRERLDD, via the coding sequence ATGACTGCGCAGGCGCTCCAGCAACGTGATCTCGCGGTCGTCATCGGGCTGGAGGTCCACGTCCAGCTCGAAACCGACACGAAGATCTTCTGTGGCTGTTCGACCGAACCGGCCGAGGACGAGGAACCGAACACCCGGACCTGCCCGGTCTGTCTCGGCTTGCCGGGGGCGCTTCCCGTGCTCAACGAGGCGGCCGTCGAGGCGGCGGTCAAGATCGGGAAGGCACTCGACGCCGAGGTGGCCGAGGACACCCGCTTCCACCGGAAGAACTACTACTACCCCGACCTGCCGAAGAACTTCCAGATCACGCAGTACGACGCGCCGATCTGTGCCGACGGCTCGCTCGAAGTGGGCGTCGAGGGCGAGCGCCGCGACATCGGCATCGGTCGCGCCCACCTCGAAGAGGACCCGGGGAGCCTCCAGCACGAAGGCGGCAACATCGAGACGGCCAGTCACACGCTGGTCGACTACAACCGCGCGGGCACGCCGCTGATGGAGATCGTCACCGACCCGGACTTCCGCGGTCCCGGCGAGGTGCGGGCGTTTCTCGCCAAACTGGAGGAAGTACTCGAGTATCTCGGCGTCTTCGACGCCTCGCGCGACGGCAGCCTCCGCATCGACGCCAACATCTCCCTCGTCCCCGCCGACGAGATGGACGACGACGGCGTCGTCGACGACTCGACCCTCGCCGCGGCCAACCGGACGGAGGTGAAAAACATCTCCAGTCACAAGGGGGCGGAGAAGGCGCTGGCCTACGAGGTGACCCGCCAGAAGAACGCGGTGAAGCGCGGCCGCGAGGTCGAACAGGAGACCCGTCACTGGGACGAGTCGCGGGGCATCACCGTCTCCATGCGGTCGAAAGAAGAGGAGAAGGACTACCGCTACTTCCGGGAGGCCGACCTCCCGCCGCTACAGGTGGCCGACTGGAAAGAGCGCATCCCCATCCCCGAACTCCCCGACGCCCGCCGCGAGCGCTTCCGCGAGGCGTACGGCCTCGATACCGAGGCGGCGTCGAAGCTCACGTCGACGAAGGAAGTGGCGGACTTCTTCGAGGACGTGGCCGACCGCTTCGATCCCGATCTTGCGGCGACGTGGGTGGCCGACGACCTGCTGGGCGAACTCAACTACCGCGACATGCGGATCACCGACGTGACGGATCGCCTCGACGAGTTCGCCCGCCTGATCGAACTCGTCGCCGCGGACGAGATAACCGAAAAAAACGCCCGCGAGGTGGTCCTGCGGGCGATGCTCGACGAAGGACTGCGTCCGGACGAGGTGGTCGAGCGCGAGGGTCTGGGGAAGGCGGGCGACGACGCCGTCGAATCCGCCGTCGAGGCGGCCATCGATGAAAACCCCGACGCCGTCGAGGATTACCACGCTGGCGAGGGCGGCGCCCTCAACTTCCTCGTCGGGCAGGTCATGAGTAAGACGGGCGGAAGCGCCGACCCCGCCGCCGTCAACGGCCTGCTTCGCGAGCGACTCGACGATTAA
- a CDS encoding helix-turn-helix domain-containing protein, translated as MADIKAVVRARHPDIVLTETVAHDRTANVKSVSEAGTDPTSGKFFYHIKSSDFSRFEDGLREDRTVGEFERVIETRDERAIYSFEYTDEAKLLSPVISAANGVILDMENDGRAWVLTVWIPERTDLVHLWDYAQQHDIDIELLRVNEYASLGETDAGLTDSQREALLVACEMGYFEEPRNATLGDVAAELGISQPAASGLLRRGIKRLVVSSLMDDGRSE; from the coding sequence ATGGCCGATATCAAAGCGGTCGTCCGAGCCCGGCATCCCGACATAGTGCTCACGGAGACCGTCGCTCACGACCGAACTGCGAACGTCAAGTCGGTGTCGGAGGCGGGAACGGACCCGACATCGGGGAAATTCTTCTATCATATAAAGTCTTCGGATTTTTCCCGGTTCGAAGACGGGTTACGAGAGGATCGGACCGTCGGCGAGTTCGAACGAGTCATCGAAACCAGAGACGAGAGGGCGATCTACAGCTTCGAGTATACCGACGAAGCGAAGCTCCTCTCGCCGGTGATTTCGGCCGCCAATGGCGTCATCCTCGACATGGAAAACGATGGACGCGCGTGGGTGCTGACGGTGTGGATACCCGAGCGAACCGATCTGGTCCACCTCTGGGACTACGCACAACAGCACGACATCGACATCGAGTTACTGCGCGTAAACGAGTACGCCAGTTTGGGTGAGACGGATGCCGGGTTGACCGATAGCCAGCGGGAAGCGCTGCTCGTCGCGTGCGAGATGGGCTATTTCGAAGAGCCACGGAACGCGACGCTCGGCGATGTCGCCGCCGAGTTGGGTATCTCTCAGCCCGCGGCCAGTGGCCTCCTTCGACGCGGGATCAAGCGACTCGTCGTCTCGTCTCTGATGGACGACGGCCGATCGGAGTGA